The following proteins come from a genomic window of Populus alba chromosome 12, ASM523922v2, whole genome shotgun sequence:
- the LOC118044331 gene encoding methylecgonone reductase isoform X2, producing MKKTEIPEVLLSSGHKMPLIGMGTVAVPLPPPETLVPVFINAIESGYRHFDSAALYGSEESLGQAVAEALDRGLLSSREDLSITSKLWCPDAHRDLVLPALKKSLQRLRLEYVDLYLIHMPARVKQEVEGLNFSEEDLLPFDIKGTWEAMEECSRLGLCKSIGVEMNAVWQQKKLVELCKEKGIHVSAWSPLGANGASWGSLAVMESPILKEIAAAKEKSVSQIALRWIHEQGASVIVKSFNKERMKLNLQIFDWELSTEDTEKINIIPQRRGYSGEVFISKDYGPYKSLEEFWDDDIDNCQ from the exons atgaagaaaacagaAATCCCAGAAGTATTACTAAGTTCTGGTCATAAGATGCCATTGATAGGGATGGGAACTGTAGCAGTCCCTCTTCCACCACCAGAAACTCTCGTCCCCGTCTTCATTAACGCCATAGAAAGTGGTTATCGCCACTTTGATAGCGCTGCTCTTTATGGCTCTGAAGAGTCCCTTGGGCAAGCCGTGGCAGAAGCATTAGACCGAGGCCTTCTAAGCAGTCGTGAAGATCTGTCCATTACTTCCAAGCTGTGGTGCCCGGATGCTCACCGTGATCTTGTTCTTCCAGCACTCAAGAAGTCACTCCA GAGGTTGCGATTAGAATATGTGGATCTTTATCTGATTCATATGCCAGCTAGGGTAAAGCAAGAAGTTGAGGGCCTAAATTTTTCGGAAGAGGATTTGCTGCCCTTTGACATAAAAGGAACATGGGAAGCCATGGAAGAGTGTTCAAGATTGGGTTTGTGCAAGTCCATCGGT GTGGAAATGAATGCGGTATGGCAACAGAAAAAATTGGTAGAATTATGCAAAGAGAAAGGAATTCACGTGAGTGCATGGTCTCCTTTGGGAGCCAATGGAGCTTCCTGGGGTTCTCTTGCAGTGATGGAGAGTCCAATTCTTAAAGAAATTGCTGCTGCAAAAGAAAAGAGTGTTTCCCAG ATTGCTCTAAGATGGATACACGAGCAAGGAGCGAGTGTAATTGTTAAGAGTTTCAACAAGGAGAGGATGAAACTCAACCTACAAATCTTTGACTGGGAATTGAGCACAGAAGATACAGAAAAGATTAACATTATTCCACAGCGAAGGGGATACTCAGGAGAAGTCTTTATTTCTAAAGATTATGGTCCTTACAAGTCATTGGAGGAATTTTGGGATGATGATATTGATAATTGCCAGTGA
- the LOC118044331 gene encoding methylecgonone reductase isoform X1 — protein MKKTEIPEVLLSSGHKMPLIGMGTVAVPLPPPETLVPVFINAIESGYRHFDSAALYGSEESLGQAVAEALDRGLLSSREDLSITSKLWCPDAHRDLVLPALKKSLQRLRLEYVDLYLIHMPARVKQEVEGLNFSEEDLLPFDIKGTWEAMEECSRLGLCKSIGVSNFSSKKISQLLEHATISPAVNQVEMNAVWQQKKLVELCKEKGIHVSAWSPLGANGASWGSLAVMESPILKEIAAAKEKSVSQIALRWIHEQGASVIVKSFNKERMKLNLQIFDWELSTEDTEKINIIPQRRGYSGEVFISKDYGPYKSLEEFWDDDIDNCQ, from the exons atgaagaaaacagaAATCCCAGAAGTATTACTAAGTTCTGGTCATAAGATGCCATTGATAGGGATGGGAACTGTAGCAGTCCCTCTTCCACCACCAGAAACTCTCGTCCCCGTCTTCATTAACGCCATAGAAAGTGGTTATCGCCACTTTGATAGCGCTGCTCTTTATGGCTCTGAAGAGTCCCTTGGGCAAGCCGTGGCAGAAGCATTAGACCGAGGCCTTCTAAGCAGTCGTGAAGATCTGTCCATTACTTCCAAGCTGTGGTGCCCGGATGCTCACCGTGATCTTGTTCTTCCAGCACTCAAGAAGTCACTCCA GAGGTTGCGATTAGAATATGTGGATCTTTATCTGATTCATATGCCAGCTAGGGTAAAGCAAGAAGTTGAGGGCCTAAATTTTTCGGAAGAGGATTTGCTGCCCTTTGACATAAAAGGAACATGGGAAGCCATGGAAGAGTGTTCAAGATTGGGTTTGTGCAAGTCCATCGGTGTAAGCAACTTTAGttccaaaaaaatatctcaGCTTCTTGAACATGCAACCATCTCTCCTGCCGttaatcag GTGGAAATGAATGCGGTATGGCAACAGAAAAAATTGGTAGAATTATGCAAAGAGAAAGGAATTCACGTGAGTGCATGGTCTCCTTTGGGAGCCAATGGAGCTTCCTGGGGTTCTCTTGCAGTGATGGAGAGTCCAATTCTTAAAGAAATTGCTGCTGCAAAAGAAAAGAGTGTTTCCCAG ATTGCTCTAAGATGGATACACGAGCAAGGAGCGAGTGTAATTGTTAAGAGTTTCAACAAGGAGAGGATGAAACTCAACCTACAAATCTTTGACTGGGAATTGAGCACAGAAGATACAGAAAAGATTAACATTATTCCACAGCGAAGGGGATACTCAGGAGAAGTCTTTATTTCTAAAGATTATGGTCCTTACAAGTCATTGGAGGAATTTTGGGATGATGATATTGATAATTGCCAGTGA